In a single window of the Orbaceae bacterium lpD04 genome:
- a CDS encoding MFS transporter — protein MSIHTFDNPVLNSAIKKTWRRLMPFMFIMYFVAFIDRVNIGFAKDAFAADINLSNEAYALGAGIFFASYALCGVPANLMMAKLGAKRWLGATTMLWGLLSALTGFVTNEVEFIILRFVLGMAEACFYPGILLLASIFFPNKIRGTAIGIFVLGVPLALTLGSPISGALLELHGLLGKPGWFWMFVLEGLPAAVLGFICFFFLDNKPSEARYLTQAEKDALTAQLALEQKSTTASKVSDALKNFNVWHLALIYGTIQIGVYGLLFFLPSQVADLMGTNLGFKASLVAAIPWAISALGVYYIPRYADKFSNKRVSISVLCMLAAATGLAISALAGPIIAIIALCFCATGFLAVQPVFWTFPPQILTGPALAAGIGFITTLGAFCSFLAPMIRVYADKIMDNHIAGSMTLSLFTILCAILIALLGKKYNSEK, from the coding sequence ATGTCTATTCATACGTTTGATAATCCCGTACTCAATTCTGCCATAAAAAAAACTTGGCGACGATTAATGCCATTTATGTTCATCATGTATTTTGTAGCATTTATCGATCGTGTAAATATTGGTTTTGCTAAAGATGCATTCGCGGCTGATATCAACCTTAGCAACGAAGCTTATGCATTAGGTGCTGGTATTTTTTTTGCATCTTATGCATTATGTGGTGTCCCTGCTAATTTAATGATGGCTAAATTAGGTGCTAAGCGTTGGCTTGGTGCAACCACTATGTTGTGGGGATTACTATCAGCATTAACCGGCTTTGTAACTAACGAAGTCGAATTTATTATTTTACGCTTTGTATTAGGCATGGCTGAAGCCTGCTTTTACCCTGGAATTCTGCTGCTTGCATCGATTTTCTTCCCTAATAAAATTAGGGGAACGGCTATTGGAATATTTGTTTTGGGCGTACCTTTAGCATTAACCTTAGGCTCACCCATTTCGGGCGCATTACTAGAATTACATGGCTTACTTGGTAAGCCAGGCTGGTTTTGGATGTTTGTACTTGAAGGGCTTCCTGCCGCTGTTTTAGGATTTATCTGTTTCTTCTTTTTAGATAATAAACCCTCAGAGGCTCGCTACTTAACCCAAGCAGAAAAAGATGCACTTACTGCGCAATTAGCATTAGAACAAAAATCAACCACCGCCAGTAAAGTTAGCGATGCGCTCAAAAATTTCAACGTATGGCACTTAGCATTGATTTATGGAACAATTCAAATTGGTGTATATGGTCTATTATTCTTCCTTCCATCACAAGTTGCCGATTTAATGGGGACCAATCTTGGTTTCAAAGCCTCTTTAGTGGCTGCGATCCCGTGGGCGATATCCGCATTAGGTGTCTATTATATTCCACGTTACGCTGATAAATTTTCAAATAAACGCGTTAGTATTTCAGTTCTTTGCATGCTTGCAGCCGCAACTGGGCTTGCTATATCAGCATTGGCGGGTCCAATTATTGCAATCATTGCATTGTGCTTTTGTGCAACGGGTTTTCTTGCCGTACAACCCGTATTTTGGACTTTTCCACCACAAATATTAACAGGCCCTGCTTTAGCTGCTGGCATCGGTTTTATTACAACCTTAGGCGCATTTTGCAGCTTTTTAGCACCGATGATCCGCGTGTATGCTGACAAAATCATGGATAACCATATAGCAGGATCAATGACGTTATCTTTATTTACCATTTTATGCGCAATACTCATCGCGCTTTTAGGCAAAAAATATAACAGTGAAAAATAG
- the fucO gene encoding lactaldehyde reductase, which produces MAYRMILNETSYFGAGSICNIVDEVIKRGFKKALIVTDKELIKYNVATKVTNLLDKAGLRYQIFDEVMPNPTITMVQKGVQTFKNSGADYLIAIGGGSPQDTAKAIGIIINNPQFADVRSLEGVAPTTKAAVPTIAIPTTSGTAAEVTINYVITDEEKRRKFVCVDPHDIPTVAIIDSDMMASMPASLKAATGVDALTHAIEGYITKGAWELSDMFHIKAIEIIARSLRDSVNGIGKGVEDMALGQYIAGMGFSNVGLGLVHGMAHPLGAFYGTAHGVANAVLLPHIMAYNADFTGDKYRDIAKAMGIKGTDAMTIDVARQAAILAVKQLNIDVGIPATLKEIGVQQEDITMLAKAAFDDVCTGGNPRNTNIPDIEALYRAIY; this is translated from the coding sequence ATGGCCTATCGTATGATATTAAATGAAACATCTTACTTTGGCGCAGGATCCATTTGCAACATTGTTGATGAAGTAATAAAAAGAGGGTTTAAAAAAGCCTTAATTGTCACAGATAAGGAGCTCATTAAGTATAACGTTGCAACCAAAGTAACAAATTTACTCGACAAAGCTGGCTTACGCTATCAAATATTTGATGAAGTTATGCCTAATCCAACAATTACAATGGTACAAAAAGGTGTACAAACATTCAAAAACTCGGGCGCTGATTACTTAATTGCAATTGGCGGGGGTTCACCGCAAGATACCGCAAAAGCAATCGGTATTATCATCAACAATCCGCAATTTGCTGATGTGCGCAGTCTTGAAGGCGTAGCGCCAACAACTAAAGCTGCTGTGCCAACGATTGCGATCCCAACGACTTCAGGTACTGCGGCCGAAGTTACAATCAACTACGTTATCACCGATGAAGAAAAAAGACGGAAATTTGTTTGTGTCGATCCACATGATATTCCAACCGTTGCAATTATTGATAGCGATATGATGGCAAGTATGCCGGCAAGTTTAAAAGCAGCAACTGGCGTTGATGCCTTAACACATGCAATTGAAGGATATATCACAAAAGGCGCATGGGAACTCTCGGACATGTTCCATATTAAAGCTATTGAAATTATTGCCCGCTCACTACGTGACTCAGTCAATGGGATCGGCAAAGGTGTTGAAGATATGGCATTAGGCCAATATATTGCGGGTATGGGATTTTCTAATGTTGGACTTGGGCTTGTGCATGGAATGGCTCATCCTCTTGGCGCATTTTATGGCACAGCGCATGGCGTTGCAAATGCGGTATTGCTACCACATATAATGGCCTACAACGCAGATTTTACTGGCGATAAATATCGTGACATTGCAAAAGCGATGGGCATAAAAGGCACTGATGCTATGACGATAGACGTTGCCCGGCAAGCTGCGATCCTTGCTGTTAAACAGTTAAATATCGATGTTGGTATTCCTGCAACATTAAAAGAAATTGGCGTGCAGCAAGAAGACATTACTATGCTTGCTAAGGCGGCTTTTGATGATGTCTGCACGGGTGGCAATCCACGTAATACAAATATACCAGACATCGAAGCACTTTATCGGGCTATTTATTGA
- the pyk gene encoding pyruvate kinase has product MKKTKIVCTMGPSTIQPEIIESLILNGMDVARFNFSHGTQASHQTHIRLVKSIAQKLDINIAIMLDTKGPEMRLGKFKEGKVILKQGNQFTLTGRDIEGDDKIVSINHKPLAQEVVIGNQILLSDGLIRLTVTEIKELDIITTIENTGEISNNKRVAVPGANLSLPFLSDKDIDDILFGLKEDIDFIAASFVQRAKDIESIKQLLTKQDARVQIIAKIENAEGVKNMQEILNLADGFMIARGDLGVEIPAERVPLLQKQMIKLCNQAGKPVITATQMLESMTINPRPTRAEASDVANAILDGSDAIMLSGETASGSYPLEAVQTMVAIAKCIEPTLDTEVSLSRYGYHKTVTTNAICHACVQVSHELNAKGIITVTESGTTAQMVSKYRPSTPIYAVSPYEKTLRQLQLVWGVIPIKGNEKEKNTELMIRDAIKQCMNKGDLTTGDQVIITAGVPLGKVGTTNMIFVNTIGHDS; this is encoded by the coding sequence ATGAAAAAGACTAAAATTGTTTGTACAATGGGTCCATCTACAATCCAGCCAGAGATAATCGAATCATTAATTTTAAACGGAATGGATGTCGCTCGGTTTAATTTTTCCCACGGCACTCAAGCAAGCCATCAAACACATATACGATTAGTCAAAAGTATTGCACAAAAATTAGATATTAATATTGCCATAATGCTTGATACTAAAGGCCCTGAAATGCGTTTAGGCAAGTTTAAAGAAGGTAAAGTTATTCTCAAACAAGGTAATCAATTTACGTTAACGGGTCGGGATATTGAAGGTGATGACAAAATAGTTTCAATTAACCATAAACCACTTGCTCAAGAAGTGGTTATTGGTAATCAAATATTGCTATCTGACGGATTAATTAGACTAACAGTCACCGAAATCAAAGAACTTGATATTATTACCACCATCGAAAATACTGGTGAAATAAGTAACAATAAACGTGTAGCCGTACCGGGCGCGAACCTTAGTTTACCCTTCCTATCTGACAAAGATATCGACGATATTTTATTCGGTTTAAAAGAAGATATTGATTTTATCGCAGCCTCATTTGTGCAGCGAGCAAAAGATATTGAGTCAATTAAACAATTATTAACTAAGCAAGATGCTAGGGTACAAATTATTGCAAAAATTGAAAATGCTGAAGGCGTTAAAAATATGCAAGAAATTTTAAATTTAGCAGATGGATTCATGATTGCGCGGGGAGATTTAGGTGTCGAAATTCCGGCAGAAAGAGTACCATTATTACAAAAGCAGATGATAAAACTCTGTAATCAAGCAGGTAAACCCGTTATTACAGCAACCCAAATGTTAGAAAGTATGACCATCAACCCAAGGCCTACTAGAGCCGAAGCTAGCGATGTAGCTAATGCCATCTTAGATGGGAGTGATGCGATAATGTTAAGTGGAGAAACGGCGTCAGGCAGCTACCCACTTGAAGCGGTTCAAACAATGGTAGCGATTGCAAAATGTATTGAGCCAACATTGGATACCGAAGTGAGCCTTTCACGTTACGGCTATCACAAAACAGTCACAACCAATGCGATTTGCCATGCTTGTGTGCAAGTCAGCCACGAGCTAAATGCAAAAGGCATTATAACCGTAACAGAGAGCGGCACAACTGCACAAATGGTTTCTAAATATCGCCCATCTACACCAATTTATGCGGTTTCTCCCTATGAAAAAACATTACGCCAACTGCAACTCGTTTGGGGAGTTATTCCAATAAAAGGCAATGAGAAAGAAAAGAATACTGAATTAATGATTCGTGATGCTATCAAGCAATGCATGAATAAAGGGGATCTTACAACGGGTGATCAAGTAATTATTACAGCGGGTGTTCCGCTAGGTAAAGTCGGCACAACTAACATGATTTTTGTCAATACAATTGGCCACGATAGCTAA
- a CDS encoding MFS transporter produces MISEIDSAKQSASETAPVTSYQKKTLFASTVGYALDGMDIMLLGFCMPMIMAYFSLDPTEAGVLNTITLLGAVFGGIIFGVMADKYGRVRVFSWTILIFSFFTGLCAIAPNYETFALFRFLSGLGLGGEFGIGMTLVSESWPKSKRSRATSIVALGFQLGIILATLTVTFIGDYFGWRWAFAVGVLPALFVAWTRKGLKEPEIWQKLKDNNKNTISVGKLFKNPRTTFTTIGLTVACTVQNFGFYGLMVWMPTMIANELKLPFKNTTFWTISTTIGMVVGIIIFGWLCDKLGRRPSYIIFLLISSVSIWFYFQQTDMVVLIVFGSAIGFFVNGMMGGYGALLAEHYPTDARSSAENIIFNVGRGIAGIAQVLIGYLATKYSISYALALLSGAYLLSAFAFFFLIPETKGKDLE; encoded by the coding sequence ATGATAAGTGAAATAGACTCAGCGAAGCAGTCGGCAAGTGAAACAGCGCCAGTAACGTCATATCAAAAGAAAACCCTATTTGCATCAACCGTAGGCTATGCTTTAGATGGTATGGATATTATGTTGCTTGGTTTTTGTATGCCAATGATTATGGCATATTTTAGCTTAGATCCAACCGAGGCTGGCGTATTAAATACAATAACGCTATTAGGTGCAGTGTTTGGTGGTATTATTTTTGGGGTTATGGCCGATAAATATGGACGAGTAAGAGTTTTTTCATGGACTATTTTGATTTTCTCGTTTTTCACTGGCTTATGCGCTATTGCACCAAATTATGAAACGTTTGCACTATTTCGATTCTTAAGTGGACTGGGATTAGGTGGTGAATTTGGTATTGGTATGACATTAGTATCAGAAAGCTGGCCGAAAAGTAAACGTTCAAGAGCAACGTCTATTGTTGCATTAGGTTTTCAATTAGGTATTATTCTAGCAACGCTAACCGTTACCTTTATCGGTGATTATTTTGGTTGGAGATGGGCATTTGCTGTCGGTGTGCTTCCCGCATTATTTGTTGCTTGGACTCGTAAAGGGTTAAAAGAGCCGGAAATTTGGCAAAAACTAAAAGATAACAATAAAAATACTATCTCAGTGGGTAAATTATTTAAAAATCCGCGCACAACATTTACAACAATTGGCTTAACTGTTGCTTGTACTGTTCAAAATTTTGGCTTCTATGGTCTAATGGTTTGGATGCCAACAATGATTGCCAACGAACTAAAATTACCGTTTAAAAATACCACATTTTGGACTATTTCAACAACCATCGGTATGGTTGTTGGTATTATTATTTTTGGTTGGTTATGCGATAAATTAGGTCGCCGTCCTTCTTATATTATCTTTTTATTAATTTCATCTGTTTCTATTTGGTTTTATTTTCAGCAAACAGATATGGTTGTACTCATTGTTTTTGGTTCTGCTATCGGCTTTTTTGTTAATGGTATGATGGGCGGGTATGGCGCTTTGCTAGCTGAGCATTATCCGACTGATGCTCGCTCTAGTGCCGAAAATATTATCTTTAATGTTGGGCGGGGGATTGCAGGTATTGCGCAAGTGTTAATTGGCTATTTAGCAACGAAATACTCAATTAGCTATGCTTTAGCACTACTTTCTGGGGCGTATTTATTATCTGCATTTGCTTTCTTCTTTCTGATCCCAGAAACCAAAGGTAAAGATTTAGAATAA
- a CDS encoding cupin domain-containing protein codes for MNNRLNIDWETFLKDYWQKKPVILRQAFLDFVDPITPDELAGLAAETEIESRIVSNKGGKWDAKYGPFEEYDHLGESNWSLLVQAVDHWHQEAATLVEPFKVLPHWQFEDLMISYATPQGGVGPHIDNYDVFITQGMGKRRWRVGDRNPNYHQFSAHAALLHVEAYEPIIDEDLNPGDILYIPIGYPHDGVSLTESLSYSIGFRTPTSQELLTGFADYVLDNLPKGIFYQDPSLELSDKPYQINSYEIEILKSQICSLVHDNNLFVDWFGKQTSQPMHELNIIPLEPPYSLDELIEEVDNGAHLYRVPSIRIFKLSNKGYIHGENIPLPEQYIDLLCQKDELSSEDLDDKILLEGLLEFVNKGFWYFE; via the coding sequence ATGAATAACCGCTTAAATATAGATTGGGAAACGTTTCTTAAAGATTATTGGCAAAAAAAACCAGTAATATTACGCCAGGCTTTTTTAGATTTTGTCGATCCAATTACGCCTGATGAGCTAGCTGGGCTTGCTGCTGAAACTGAAATTGAAAGCCGCATTGTCAGTAATAAAGGCGGCAAATGGGATGCTAAATATGGCCCATTTGAAGAATATGATCATTTAGGTGAAAGTAATTGGAGCTTGCTGGTACAAGCTGTCGATCATTGGCACCAAGAGGCGGCTACTTTAGTTGAACCTTTTAAAGTATTACCTCATTGGCAATTTGAAGATTTGATGATCTCTTATGCCACGCCGCAAGGTGGTGTTGGCCCTCATATTGATAATTATGATGTATTTATTACTCAGGGAATGGGCAAGCGTCGTTGGAGAGTGGGGGATCGTAATCCGAATTATCATCAATTTAGTGCCCATGCAGCGTTATTGCATGTAGAAGCTTATGAGCCAATTATTGATGAAGATCTTAATCCTGGTGATATTCTTTATATTCCAATTGGCTATCCGCATGATGGCGTAAGTTTGACAGAGTCTTTAAGCTATTCCATCGGATTTAGAACGCCAACATCACAAGAATTATTAACAGGTTTTGCGGACTATGTGTTGGATAATTTGCCAAAAGGTATTTTCTATCAAGATCCGAGCTTAGAGTTATCTGATAAACCTTATCAGATTAATTCTTACGAGATTGAAATACTTAAATCACAAATATGTTCATTAGTTCATGATAATAATTTGTTTGTTGATTGGTTTGGTAAGCAAACGAGTCAGCCTATGCATGAACTTAATATTATTCCTTTAGAACCGCCATATTCATTAGATGAATTGATCGAAGAAGTTGATAATGGCGCTCATTTGTATCGAGTACCAAGTATTCGTATTTTTAAATTGAGTAATAAAGGCTATATACATGGAGAAAATATCCCATTACCTGAACAATATATCGATCTCTTATGCCAAAAAGATGAACTTTCAAGCGAAGATTTAGATGATAAAATATTATTAGAAGGTCTTCTTGAGTTTGTTAATAAAGGTTTTTGGTATTTTGAATAA
- a CDS encoding dihydrodipicolinate synthase family protein produces the protein MTNKLDNKTKLTGAICPSVTPFTLSGKIDFNALELHYKRLTDAKLNGILVMGTIGEFANMNMEERGSLIEHARKMTSLPLIAHISSTVINDMLILADKAYSNGYDAVMILPPYYYGQTASQLISYFQYLDSQLSGNWYIYNFPARTGCDVDVSIVKHLAKSCPRFMGIKDTVDCASHTRLITLESQKIRDDFSVFAGFDEYFIPNLMNDGAGVLSGLTNIVPELFVSILDAYKANDLSTVANLHKKIAKLSEIYLIGEDFVTTIKSVVAQKFGYMQPISRNFNGKIDAAQLKKIDDILNN, from the coding sequence ATGACAAATAAACTTGATAATAAAACGAAATTAACGGGCGCAATATGCCCATCGGTTACGCCCTTTACCCTATCTGGGAAAATTGATTTCAACGCACTTGAGTTACATTATAAAAGGCTAACTGATGCAAAGCTAAACGGCATTCTTGTAATGGGAACCATTGGTGAATTTGCCAATATGAATATGGAAGAAAGAGGATCACTAATCGAACACGCAAGAAAAATGACATCATTACCACTAATCGCCCATATTTCAAGCACTGTGATCAATGATATGCTAATTCTTGCAGATAAAGCTTATAGTAACGGCTATGATGCAGTCATGATCTTACCGCCCTACTATTATGGTCAAACGGCAAGTCAGTTAATCAGTTATTTTCAATATTTAGATAGCCAATTATCGGGTAACTGGTATATCTACAACTTCCCAGCGAGAACAGGTTGCGACGTTGATGTTTCAATCGTCAAACACTTAGCTAAAAGCTGCCCTCGTTTTATGGGAATTAAAGACACTGTCGATTGTGCGTCACATACCAGATTAATTACCTTAGAATCTCAAAAAATTCGTGATGATTTTAGCGTGTTTGCAGGTTTTGATGAATATTTTATTCCCAATCTAATGAATGATGGTGCTGGCGTTTTATCGGGATTAACCAATATCGTGCCAGAACTCTTTGTATCAATACTTGATGCCTACAAAGCTAACGACTTATCTACTGTCGCTAATCTACATAAAAAAATAGCTAAACTTTCCGAAATTTATTTAATTGGTGAAGACTTTGTAACAACAATAAAAAGTGTCGTCGCACAAAAATTTGGTTATATGCAGCCAATTTCGCGTAATTTCAATGGCAAAATTGATGCTGCACAGCTAAAAAAAATTGACGACATTTTAAATAATTAA
- a CDS encoding altronate dehydratase family protein produces the protein MQKILKINDNDNLIVALKDLKKGESVTWQNDTYVLSTDIPAKHKFTTQGVNIDDILYLYGLPVAKATVKIDKGAMITTQNVKHYAAEVNLDNRTYNWAPPDISKWQNKTFNGIIRDDGRVGTANYWLIIPLVFCQNRNVLKLQEALATPLGYKQTSYDQITKNLLGCHSSDPKETNSNRPFSHIDGIRALTVNSGCGGTANDSISLCKILAAYADHPNVAGITVFALGCEKAQVSLFDEQLKLRNPNFNKPYLFFRQQEWQNEEEMMALAIKQTFEKLTAANQIVRQPVSLSKLKLGVKCGGSDGFSGISANPTMGIVSDIVVALGGASGLAEFPELCGAEGDMVTRCIKKEDKIHFLDLMDRYETQAKLCNASIADNPSPGNIKDGLITDAIKSIGAAKKGGHAPISAVCDYGDPMAETGLSLVCTPGNDVEAVTGQVAAGANIVIFSTGLGTPTGNPIVPVIKIATNSTTATKLSSMIDFDCGPVIDGASLQSMADELLELVIKVASHEYIVKSDRLEQYDFIFWKREVSL, from the coding sequence ATGCAAAAAATATTAAAAATAAATGATAATGATAATTTAATCGTTGCATTAAAAGATCTTAAAAAAGGCGAGTCAGTCACGTGGCAAAACGATACTTATGTTTTATCAACCGATATTCCAGCTAAACATAAATTTACAACGCAAGGTGTAAATATTGATGATATTTTATACTTATACGGATTACCTGTTGCCAAAGCAACGGTAAAAATAGACAAAGGTGCAATGATCACCACTCAAAATGTCAAACATTATGCTGCAGAGGTTAATTTAGATAACCGCACTTATAATTGGGCACCGCCAGATATTAGTAAATGGCAAAATAAGACATTTAATGGCATCATCAGAGACGATGGGCGAGTTGGAACCGCTAATTATTGGCTCATTATTCCACTAGTATTTTGTCAAAACAGAAATGTGCTAAAACTACAAGAGGCACTCGCAACCCCGTTAGGTTATAAACAAACTAGTTATGATCAAATTACTAAAAATTTATTAGGCTGCCATTCAAGTGATCCAAAAGAAACCAATTCTAATCGACCATTTTCACACATTGATGGTATAAGAGCATTAACCGTTAATAGTGGATGCGGTGGAACGGCTAATGACTCAATATCACTATGTAAAATTTTAGCAGCCTATGCCGATCATCCCAATGTTGCAGGGATCACGGTTTTTGCTTTAGGCTGTGAAAAAGCACAAGTTAGCCTCTTTGATGAACAATTAAAATTACGCAACCCTAACTTTAATAAACCTTACCTTTTCTTTCGCCAGCAAGAATGGCAAAACGAGGAAGAGATGATGGCGCTTGCAATAAAACAAACATTTGAAAAATTAACTGCGGCAAATCAAATCGTTCGTCAACCTGTTTCATTATCTAAATTAAAACTTGGGGTTAAGTGTGGCGGCTCTGATGGCTTTTCGGGGATCTCGGCAAATCCAACAATGGGTATTGTATCTGATATTGTTGTTGCTTTAGGCGGCGCATCTGGACTTGCTGAGTTTCCTGAGCTTTGTGGCGCTGAAGGTGATATGGTTACTCGCTGCATAAAAAAAGAAGATAAAATACACTTCTTGGATCTAATGGATCGTTATGAAACACAAGCGAAATTATGCAATGCGTCAATTGCTGATAACCCAAGCCCCGGGAATATAAAAGATGGCTTAATTACCGATGCAATAAAATCAATAGGCGCCGCAAAAAAAGGCGGCCACGCACCTATTTCTGCAGTATGTGATTACGGTGACCCCATGGCTGAAACAGGACTATCATTAGTCTGCACCCCCGGAAATGATGTAGAAGCAGTAACAGGTCAAGTGGCCGCAGGTGCCAATATTGTTATTTTTTCAACAGGCCTTGGAACGCCGACCGGCAACCCAATTGTCCCGGTAATAAAAATTGCAACCAACTCAACGACCGCAACTAAACTTAGTAGCATGATTGACTTCGACTGTGGCCCGGTGATTGACGGAGCCTCATTACAAAGCATGGCTGATGAACTATTAGAGCTCGTAATAAAGGTAGCAAGTCATGAGTATATTGTTAAATCAGATCGCCTTGAACAATATGATTTTATTTTCTGGAAACGAGAAGTCTCGTTATAG
- a CDS encoding IclR family transcriptional regulator, producing MKSISTQAPAIDKATRIFHFIAQNGGVTYTQIYQGLSLPQSSTSTLLASLVANNLLRQNDGKYFLGLVFYEFGNKSVEQFNIRELAIEPLTQLRDKTHLACHLGVLDNDSAIYLAKVDSPNAIMVKSWLGKRLSLHCSGLGKVLLAWLPEKQVDLLLPDENLPAHTKTTITTRTKFKLELDKVRKNGWAFDNGEDFEGVTCIAVPVFDRQGNVVAAISTSGVVFQMPTDKITLFAQYAIESAAILTQKIS from the coding sequence ATGAAATCGATATCAACCCAAGCACCAGCAATAGATAAAGCAACTCGAATATTTCACTTTATTGCCCAAAATGGTGGAGTAACCTATACACAAATATATCAAGGTTTGTCATTACCACAAAGTTCAACTTCAACGTTATTAGCAAGCTTAGTTGCAAATAATTTGCTAAGGCAAAATGACGGTAAATATTTTTTGGGTCTCGTGTTTTATGAATTTGGCAATAAATCTGTTGAACAATTTAATATTCGAGAGCTGGCGATAGAGCCGCTTACACAGCTGCGGGATAAAACTCACCTAGCTTGCCATTTAGGTGTGCTCGATAATGATTCAGCCATTTACCTTGCCAAAGTCGATAGTCCAAATGCGATTATGGTAAAAAGTTGGCTTGGTAAACGCTTATCACTACACTGCTCAGGTTTAGGTAAAGTATTATTAGCATGGTTACCCGAAAAGCAAGTTGACCTATTACTTCCAGATGAAAACTTACCTGCTCACACAAAAACAACCATAACAACACGGACTAAATTTAAGCTAGAACTAGATAAGGTTCGTAAAAATGGTTGGGCGTTTGATAATGGTGAAGATTTTGAAGGTGTCACCTGCATTGCTGTACCTGTTTTTGACCGTCAAGGTAACGTCGTTGCCGCAATTAGTACTTCAGGTGTTGTGTTTCAAATGCCGACAGATAAAATTACGCTTTTTGCTCAATATGCTATAGAGTCAGCTGCAATTCTTACCCAAAAAATTAGCTAA
- a CDS encoding AbrB family transcriptional regulator produces MKINYSKIRQWILIVILCIVIIIPLYLNNVPAAFLLGSILAGIIFSLKNDNLSVPKPIFNLSQGILGCLTAEAITSNVLTDLISYWPLALIITVSTIVISMILGIFLVRFSSLSGTTAIWGIMPGGASVMVGICGDYGADPRLVALIQYCRVIFVVIMLAVFSHFFVTEFNTNIEPQTKYITAPSLNLLYTLAIAILGVSLTRLIKLPSGRVFIPMIIGASLQINGVMELETPEWLLMICFCSIGLSVGLRFNLAVIKLAIRTLPAILLTIFIMLIFCYLQASLLSAYLGIDYLTCFLATSPGGLETSVIIALDTHSNLAIILPLQILRLFSVLIFGPIIANYISRKLQP; encoded by the coding sequence ATGAAAATTAATTATTCTAAAATAAGACAATGGATCTTAATTGTTATACTTTGCATTGTTATCATCATACCGTTATATTTAAATAATGTACCTGCCGCTTTTTTACTCGGTTCAATATTGGCTGGGATCATTTTTTCATTAAAGAATGATAATTTATCAGTGCCTAAACCTATTTTTAATCTATCACAAGGAATTTTAGGCTGCTTAACGGCTGAAGCGATAACGAGTAACGTTTTAACCGATTTGATATCATATTGGCCATTAGCATTAATTATTACGGTTTCAACGATTGTAATTAGCATGATACTTGGTATTTTTCTGGTGCGTTTTTCTTCCTTATCTGGCACCACCGCTATTTGGGGGATTATGCCCGGAGGGGCATCGGTGATGGTTGGTATTTGTGGTGATTATGGCGCAGATCCCAGATTAGTTGCTTTAATTCAGTATTGCCGAGTAATATTTGTTGTCATTATGTTAGCGGTATTTTCACATTTTTTTGTTACAGAATTTAATACAAATATAGAGCCACAAACGAAATATATAACTGCACCTAGCCTAAATTTATTATATACATTAGCTATTGCTATTTTGGGTGTGTCGCTTACTCGATTAATAAAGCTGCCTTCTGGTCGAGTATTTATTCCAATGATTATTGGCGCGAGTTTGCAAATTAATGGTGTGATGGAGCTTGAAACGCCAGAATGGTTATTAATGATCTGTTTTTGTTCAATTGGCTTATCAGTTGGATTGCGTTTTAATTTAGCGGTGATTAAGCTTGCAATTCGTACTTTACCTGCAATTTTATTAACTATTTTTATTATGTTAATTTTTTGCTATTTGCAAGCAAGTTTGCTCAGTGCCTATTTAGGTATCGATTATTTAACCTGCTTTTTAGCCACAAGTCCAGGCGGACTTGAAACTTCCGTCATCATTGCTTTAGATACTCACTCTAATTTAGCGATAATTTTGCCATTACAAATTTTACGTTTATTTAGCGTGCTGATATTTGGTCCAATCATCGCTAATTATATATCAAGAAAACTACAACCATAG